Sequence from the Deltaproteobacteria bacterium genome:
GGAAAGACAAAGCCGGAAAGGAGTAGGGCAGGGAGATAGGTGGTGATGATGGCCATCTGCGTGGCCAAGGTTTGCCTCTTCGCCACACCGGAGATAAATATCCCCAGACCCATGGCACCAATGGTGAATACTGAGGCAAAGAGATAGATGAGGGGGATGCTCCCCCTGATGGGGATCTGAAAGATGAAGCGGCTGGCCAGAAGGAGGATGGAGATATTGATCATCCCCATGGCGAAGTAAGGGGTCATCTTTCCAATGACCACCTCTATTGGCCTGAGCGGCAGGGAGAGGAGAGTCTCCATAGTACCGGTCTCCCACTCCCTGGCCAGGGTGAGGGAGGTCAGCAGGGCCGCAATGATCATCAGGATGACAGCGATCAGGCCGGGCACGATGAAATTCCGGCTCTCCATCTCCGGGTTGAACCAGACCCTTATTGCCAGATCTACCGGAATTTCTACCCACCGAAGGGCCTTTTCTTGCTGAAGGGAGAGGTTATACCTTTCCATGATACCCTGGATATAGCCCATGGAGATGCCGGCTGTGGTAGAATCGCTGCCATCGAGAATAAACTGGACCTGGACCTCTTGACCCCTGTCCAGACGTTTGCCGAAATCGGGCGGGATGACCATGGCCACTAGGGCCTCTCCCTGGTCGAGATCCCTGATGAGCTCGGGGTATCCTCCCCTGAGGGCGATGATACGGTAGTAAGGGGAACCCCGAAAGGCGCAGATTAGGGTCCGACTGGCCGGGGTGCGATCCTGATCCCAGATTGCCAGGGGGATGTTCCTCACATCGTAGGAGAGGGAGGACCCAAATAGGATCAAGAGCAGAAAAGGCAGGAGGAAGGCGAGCCCCAGGCTCCGTTTGTCCCGGAGGATAAGGAGGGTCTCTATGTAAGCAAGGGCGGTGCTGCGGCGAAGGGCCTCAGGCAACATGGCCCCTTTTCTCCAAGATAAAATAGAGGTCCTGAACAATGGGGATGGTC
This genomic interval carries:
- a CDS encoding ABC transporter permease, whose translation is MLPEALRRSTALAYIETLLILRDKRSLGLAFLLPFLLLILFGSSLSYDVRNIPLAIWDQDRTPASRTLICAFRGSPYYRIIALRGGYPELIRDLDQGEALVAMVIPPDFGKRLDRGQEVQVQFILDGSDSTTAGISMGYIQGIMERYNLSLQQEKALRWVEIPVDLAIRVWFNPEMESRNFIVPGLIAVILMIIAALLTSLTLAREWETGTMETLLSLPLRPIEVVIGKMTPYFAMGMINISILLLASRFIFQIPIRGSIPLIYLFASVFTIGAMGLGIFISGVAKRQTLATQMAIITTYLPALLLSGFVFPIRNMPIPLQGISYLVPARYLIHALKGIFLKGIGLSILYPPLLLLLAFAIFVLWLAARQVPRQIKERRR